The Oncorhynchus mykiss isolate Arlee chromosome 17, USDA_OmykA_1.1, whole genome shotgun sequence genomic interval TATCATTGAACCATCGCTGTGCTTTATAAATTAGACTTCATTAGAGAGATGAGCTGGAATGTACATACAACAGATGATTAGGACTGAACTGTTGATACATAGCTGACTAGTCATACTgtaacggggcggcagggtagcctagtggttagagtgttgaactagtaaccggaaggttgcaagttcaaatccccgagctaacaaggttgCTCAGTGTTCTAAATACAGTTGCAGCTATAAAACTATTTAAGAAAAACCATGTTATTCATGCATCCAAGTTAGATAACAATCATGTCTTTATTAAGTTTTACCTTTAGTCTGGATATATATCTTTATTAATCCCTCAATCTCCACCATCATCTTCATCAGACAGATCTCTATATAACATTTATCCTGAATAAAATAAAGTAATGGTCTTGACTTGCTCAGTCAGAGGCCTGTAAGTGGTGTTAAGGAGCCCTGCTCACCTGTCTTGTCCAGTATGGCGCTGTAGTGGAGATCAGCGTTATGCTTACAGAAACGCTCCAGCTCCGCCTGCTCTTGACCCAGGATCCCAGCATCACTGTTCCATGCTTCTGCATTCTTCAGACCATGTTCAGTGTATCCAACAAACCTCCCCACAGTGCTGTTGAATCTGATATATTCAGCCTGATTGAAAACATAAGAGGTAATCAACTCTATACCATGCAGGTCCTTTGAGGAGTATCGACACTGTCTCATCATCTGATGAAAATATCCATCTGAAAGGAAAACATGAATACAGGTCAATGTTTTGACATTCAATATTCCATATAGTTATAATATAATGTTAAATGTGGTACTCTGCCAACTGTCCTAACTTGTTTATTTTCATGTCACTCTTCTATACTCATTTAAATATTGTATATTTTTATCCAACCATGTTGTATTCCTGTTCCACTATACAATGTTAGACAATATAGTTTGGCAGATTATTCACTCAGTGTAACTACGTGAAGGTTCAACAGAAACGTAATATGAGGATTACAAATACACTGGTTTACACTTAATGCAGGTATTACCATCACCCAGACTACACTGTCAGAGAGAACAGAACAATTTCAGGGTGCTGAAGATTATGCAAATGATTGAATATAATTACTCATAATATCAGTCCCTCAGGTAATGTTGAACAtacaaataataacaacaacagcaacaataataacaacaactcCATTCCAATCATAATCAACCAACTTTTTTTTGTTCTCAATTTACCTGTTCCAGAGAATATGGACCATAACAGGGTCAGGCAAATGTAGAAGGCAATTGGCATCGACATGTTCCTCTGCTGAGTGACAGTCAACTAAAGACAGCAGCTCAGAGGGAAAGGAATTAACTGTTGAGGAAATGGGCCAGTCCTCTGCTGCTGACACACAGCGTCACATGTTACCAGGCAGACCCTACAAGAAGACTTTAAATATAGAAGGGATAAACTGTCCCTAGGAAGATTATGTATTATGTAGCTAAACTGTATTTGTATCAATTGTATACAACTTTTCAAAATCACAAGGCTAAGAGTCCAAATAACCTGACAAAATTAAAAACACTTTTAATGAAACAATATATTGGGAGGACTTCTCACTGGCCGCTCCAAAAAGAAAGCACGGctcaacctgttgtattcagcgccggtgacaaattacatttgatttgaattagatTAACTCACTTTGTGGTAGGAATTCACCACAGTATTTAcaaatgtcaaataaaataaacctGAAAAAGGTTTTTAAAAGGTTTAAAGGGCGAATAAAATACAACGAATTTGACTGTGAGTAAAAAGCAATTCACACATTATATTGGATAAAAATTCCTTAAACAGGTCAGTCCCAACTTTGATTTCACCTTGTGGAGCTATGCAGGCAATGCCTTGTGTGACCAGATTTAAAAAACGTGGAACTTGGTTGTCATTCCACGAATAGAGAGAGTGCCTTTTGGATAGTGTACTTTTGTCAAAAGTACAATAATCTTCAGGAATGACTTTGTCAAAAGCAACACTAACTAGGGCTTTATAACGATGCTGAAAACCTGAGGACATTTTGGGTTAAATGGGTTGACATCTTCCTAGAAATGTAACAGGTCAAAAtggggaacacatttatttaAATGAAAACTCATTattatacactgtatatacaaagtatgtggacaccacttcaaattagtggattcagctatttcagccacacccgttgctgacaggtgtataaaatcaagcacaccaccatgcaatctccatatacaaacataggcagtagaatggccttactgaagagctcagtgactttcaacatggcaccgtcataggatgccacctttccaacaaatcagttaatcaaatgtatgccctgctagagctgccctgtcaactgtaagtgctgttattgtgaagtggaaacgtctaggatcaACAGCGGCTcaagtggtaggctacacaagttcacagaacgggaacaccgagtgctgaagcgcgtagcacgtaaaaaacttctgtcctcggttgcaacactcactaccaagtcccaaactgcctctggaagcaacatcagcacaataactgtttattGGGAGCTTCATCAAATGggtttcatggccgagcagccgcacacaagcctaagatcaccatgcgcaatgccaagcatcggctggagtggtgtaaagattatcgccattggactctggagcagtggaaaagccttctctgaagtgatgaatcacacttcaccatctagcagtctgACAGAcggatctgggtttggcggatgccaggagaactctacctgccaGAATGCATAGTGTCGTTTGGTGgagtaggaataatggtctggggctgtttttcatggttcaggccccttagttccagtgaagggacatcttaacgctacagcaaacaatgacattctagaaaacgttgtgcttccaactttgtggcattagtttggggaaggccctttcctgtttcagcacgagaatgcccccgtgcacaaagcaaggtccatgaggaagaacttgactggcctgcatagagccctgacctcaaccccatcgaacaccattgggatgaattggaatgccgactgcgagccaggcataatcgcccaacatcagtgccgacctcactaatgctcatggctgaatggaagcaagtccccacagcaatgttccaacatctagtggaaagccttcccaggagactggaggctgttatagcggcaaaggggcgaccaactccatattaatgcccatgattttggaatgtttgacaagcaggtgtccacatacttctggtaaAGTAGTGTATAAATGTTTAGGTTAATTTAGATGTGGCCAACTGGATATGACTCAACTGTTAAATGGAGTGTATTATCCAAATGTACTCAACTTGTGGAACAACACAGTTATtgctttaatatatatatatttttaacctttatttaactaggcaagtcagataagaacacattcttatttagaatgatggcctaggaacagtgggtaaactgcatTGTTCaagggcagagcgacagatttgtaccttgtcagctcggggaattcGATCCGGCAACCttttgtttactggcccaaccctctaaccactaggcaacctgctgtCCCCCTCTAACAACTAGGCAACCTGCtgtccccctctaaccactaggctacctgccgtccccctctaaccactaggctacctgccgtccccctctaaccactaggctacctgccgtccccctctaaccactaggcaacctgccgtcctcctctaaccactaggctacctgccgtccccctctaaccactaggctacctgccgtccccctgtaaccactaggctacctgccgtccccctctaaccactaggctacctgccttccccctctaaccactaggctacctgctgtccccctctaaccactaggctacctgctgtccccctctaaccactaggctacctgctgtccccctctaaccactaggctacctgcccccccccccctctaaccactaggctacctgccacccccctctaaccactaggctacctgcccccccccccctctaaccactaggctacctgccacctccctctaaccactaggctacctgccacccccctctaaccactaggctacctgccccccccccccccccctctaacaactaggctacctgccacccccctctaaccactaggcttcctaacccctccccccctctaaccactaggctacctgcccctccctctaaccactaggctacttgccacccccctctaaccactaggctacctgtaacccccctctaaccactaggccacctgccacccccctctaaccactagattacctgctgtcccccctctaaccactaggctacctccacccccctctaaccactaggctacctgccacccccctctaaccactaggctacctgccatcaccctctaaccactaggctacctgccacccccctctaaccactaggcaacctgccgcccccctctaaccactaggctacctgccacccccctctaaccactaggcaacctgccgccctcctctaaccactaggctacctgccaccccactctaaccactaggctacctgccacccccctctaacaaactaggctacctgccaccccactctaaccactaggctacctaacccCTCCcccgtctaaccactaggctacctgcccccccctctaaccactaggctacctgccacccccctctaaccactaggcaacctgccgccctcctctaaccactaggctacctgtcacccccctctaaccactagacaacCTGCCGCccccctccaaccactaggcttcctgccgccccaatctaaccactaggcaacctgcccccccccccccccctctaaccactaggctacctgccacccacctctaaccactaggccaactgccacccccctctaaccactaggctacttgccacccccctctaaccactaggctacctgccacccccctctaaccactaggctacttgccactcccctctaaccactaggctacctgccaccaccctctaaccactaggctacttgccacccccctctaaccactaggccacctgccacccccctctaaccactaggcaacctgccgcccccctctaaccactaggctacctgtcacccccctctaaccactagacaacctgccgcccccctctaaccactaggcttcctgccgccccaatctaaccactaggcaacctgcccccccccccccccctctaaccactaggctacttgccacccccctctaaccactaggctacctgccacccccctctaaccactaggcttcctgccgccccaatctaaccactaggcaacctgcccccccccctctaaccactaggctacctgccacccccctctaaccactaggccacctgccaccccccgctaaccactaggctacttgccacccccctctaaccactagtctacctgccacccccctctaaccactaggctacctgccacccccctctaacaaactaggctacctgccaccccactctaaccactaggctacctaacccCTCCcccgtctaaccactaggctacctgcccccccctctaaccactaggctacctgccacccccctctaaccactaggcaacctgccgccctcctctaaccactaggctacctgtcacccccctctaaccactagacaacCTGCCGCccccctccaaccactaggcttcctgccgccccaatctaaccactaggcaacctgccccccccccccccccctctaaccactaggctacctgccacccacctctaaccactaggccaactgccacccccctctaaccactaggctacttgccacccccctctaaccactaggctacctgccacccccctctaaccactaggctacttgccactcccctctaaccactaggctacctgccaccaccctctaaccactaggctacttgccacccccctctaaccactaggccacctgccacccccctctaaccactaggcaacctgccgcccccctctaaccactaggctacctgtcacccccctctaaccactagacaacctgccgcccccctctaaccactaggcttcctgccgccccaatctaaccactaggcaacctgcccccccccccccccctctaaccactaggctacttgccacccccctctaaccactaggctacctgccacccccctctaaccactaggcttcctgccgccccaatctaaccactaggcaacctgcccccccccctctaaccactaggctacctgccacccccctctaaccactaggccacctgccaccccccgctaaccactaggctacttgccacccccctctaaccactagtctacctgccacccccctctaaccactaggctacctgccacccccctctaacaaactaggctacctgccaccaccctctaaccactaggctacctgccacccccctctaaccactaggcaacctgccgcccccctctaaccactaggctacctgccaccccactctaaccactaggctacctgccacccccctctaaccactaggctacctaacccCTCCcccgtctaaccactaggctacctgcccccccctctaaccactaggcaacctgccccccccccccccctctaaccactaggctacctgccacccccctctaaccactaggctacctgccacccccctctaaccactaggctacctgccacccccctctaaccactaggcaacctgccccccccccctctaaccactaggctacctgccacccccctctaaccactaggccacctgccacccccctctgaccactaggctacctgccacccccctctaaccactaggctacttgccacccccctctaaccactaggctacctgccacccccctctaaccactaggctacttgccacccccctctaaccactaggccacctgccacccccctctaaccactaggctacttgccacccccctctaaccactaggctacctgccacccccctctaaccactaggccacctaaccccacccccctctaaccactaggctacctgccacccccctctaaccactaggccacctaaccccacccccctctaaccactaggctacttgccacccccctctaaccactagtctacctgccacccccctctaaccagtaggctacctgccacccccctctaacaaactaggctacctgccccccccccctctaaccactaggctacctgccacccccctctaaccactaggcaacctaaCCCCTCCcccgtctaaccactaggctacctgcctacctAGTTTATACTTTATTTATACCAAACTGTTTCTCTGTAAACTTACATCCAATAGACTCAGTGTAATGtgctgtggcacacccataggtTGGGAAGGGTCACATGTGACAGTGGAACCAGAAGACACAGACCAGGGGTGTTTCATGGCTAATAAGCtttaataaaaacattttcaaaGGGGAAAAAGGGGAAAAATGGAACACAAACACCAACTAGAACTCAAGCTGGACGTACCCTCATAACCCCGGCATACATCAATTTGGGGGATAATTAGCATAGACTGCTGAATTGATTACTATATCAGACTATTGTTATGCTCTACCTTTGAAGGGGATAAATCTGTAGTACACGTGTTTATTTAATGTACTTAACCCCTCCTGAAACTATATTATCTGCAGTTTAACCTCACATTCCTGAGGAGGCTAAAAAGGCTTTTTGCCATTTCCAGTCTATATACACAGTTTTAACAATACAAAGATACTTTAAATGATGGCGACGTCCTCTATATTTATACAGATTTGCCATGATGCTCTGACAGCTGTAGTCTCAGTTACACTGGTTCCCTTTGATGAGGAAGAACGTTCCGGTAGCCACTCCCAGCAGCCCCAGAGTCAGACCCACTCCACAGAACACAGCAGGACCCACACTGGGCTGGCTCACCTCAGGttctgtggacacacacacacacacacacacacacacacacacacacacacacacacacacacacacatacatacatagagacacacacacacacaccacacacacacacacacacacacacacacacacacatacatagagagagacacacacacacacacacacagacacacacacacacagagagagagagagagacacatacacacacacagatagagagacacacacacacagagacacacacacacacacacagagagagagacacacacacacacacacacacacagagagcgagagagagagatacacacacacacacacacccagagagagagacacacacacacacacacacagagagagacacacacacacacacacacacacacacagagagagagagacacacacacacacacagagacacacacacacacacacacacacacacagagagagagacacacacacacacacacacagagagacacacacacacaaagagagggactcacacacacagagagggacacacacacacaaacacacagagagagagagagagagagagagagagagagagactcacacacacacacacacacacacacaaacacacatacatacatagagacacacacacacacacacacacacacacacacacatagagagagacacacacacacacagacacacacagagagagagagagagagagagacatacacacacacagatagagagacacacacacacagagacacacacacacacacatacacacacagagacagacacacacacacacacacacacacagagagagcgagagagagagacacacacacacacacccacccagagagagagacacacacacagagagagacacacacacacacacacacacacacacgcacacacacacacacccagagagagagagacacacacacacacacagagacacacacacacacacacacagagagagagagagagagacacacacacacacacacacacagagagagagacacacacacaaacacacagagagggactcacacacacagagagggacacacacacaaacacacagagagagagcgagagagagagagagagagagagagagagagagagagagagactcacacacacacacacacacacacacatacatacatagagacacacacacacacacacacacacacacacacacacacacacacacacacacatacatagagagagacacacacacacacagacacacacacagagagagagagagagacacatacacacacacagatagagagacacacacacacagagacacacacacacacacacacacacacatacacacacagagagagagacacacacacacacagagagcgagagagagagacacacacacacacacacacccagagagagagacacacacacacacacacacagagacacacacacacacacacacgcacgcacacacacacccagagagagagagacacacacacacacagagacacacacacacacacacacacacagagagagagagagagacacacacacacacacacacacagagacacacacacacacacacacagagagggactcacacacacagagagggacacacacacaaacacacaaagagagagagagagagagagagagagagagagagagagagactcacacacacacacagagacacacacacaaagagagagacacacatacagagagacacacagacagagagagagacacacagacagagagagagacacacagacagagagaaacacacagacagagagagagacagacagagacacacatagacacagagacagagagtgagacacacagagacacacagagacaaacagacacagagagacacacagagacacacagacagagagagagacacagacagagagagagagagacacacagacagagagagagacacacagagacacacagacagagagagagacacacagaggaataAGATCAAGTGATGAACTGTTGGTCATTTTATCAGTTTCAGAGTAAATGGCTGAAACAACGGATTTGTGACACTAAAATGTTCACAAGAAGTCAAAAGTAATGCAGGCTAAATGTAATGTAGTTGTGTCTTCTCACCCCAGATCCGTGTCAGGGGCTCAGTAAGGGCCTTGTGCTCCACAGTACAGCCAtagatgtctccctcctctggGGTGAAGGTCAGACTGGAGAACTGGTTGAGGGTGAAATCAGTGTTGGGGTAGGGGGTGCTGAGACGCACTCCCTCGGTCACATTCTGATTGTTCCTGGTCCACCTGACTCTGACAGGTGCAGGGTGGAACGCACTGACGTGGCAGATGAGGGTGTTCTCCACCCCCAGTTCCACATCATCCCTGGGGTAGATGCTGCTGTGAGGAGGGGCTgtggaaacacatttaacatcacatTCATTCTTCCTTgttgtgttgtcattgtgttggGCTAAAACAATGTTACATCTGCCATTAGGTCACATGATGTTAGTCTATAAGTGTAGTGGAGCATTGATCCGGCTTGTTGTAGTAATATTAAAAGGCTGTAATACTGATCATATGTGGAGCTCTATAACACAGACGATACAACATATAAGAGGTTACAGTGAGGTGACTATTTTACTACTTTAATTCTATTGATTCATTCACTCCAGATTACTTCTCTCTCTTACCTATTGCCTCTGGTGGGTTCTTGGAAGCTTTTATAGCTACGGCCAGGTTTGCTTTGCATACACCCTGATTAGCTACAGCCTGTTCATAAGCTCCAGGGTAGGTAAATGGATCTGCAAACGGAGGCAGCGGCATCACTCCCTCCTTTTTGTTGAAGTCTGCATACCACATCTCTTCACCATCCAGTCCATACATATTCACTCCATCTGAATCACTGCATCCAGTAATAGCTAAATCAATATGCAGAACTGAGAAAAGAACCAAATGAACCTGTTAGTACATTACATCTGGAAGATCATCGTTGTGATGTTCAGACACATTATTTAAGAACATTTTACTGTCCTGCTTTACCAACATGAACACATCCTTTTAACCCTTCAGTGTTTGAATTAGTGGCAGAATAATGTGGTAATACTGTATTTGTACAGACCACTACAGGTGGTTTAACATGTTCAACTAACTATTAAGACACTGTTAACTATCCACTAACTACCCCCAAACCCTACAACCTATAACCCAAACACCATCCTGTCCCTGGTCTAACCCTGTAACCCAAACACCATCCTGTCCCTGGTCTAACCCTATAACCCAAACACCATCCTGTCCCTGGTCTAACCCTATAACCCAAACACCATCCTGGTCTAACCCTGTAACCCAAACACCATCTTGTCCCTGGTCTAACCCTATAACCCAAACACCATCCTGTCCCTGGTCTAACCCTATAACCCAAACACCATCCTGGTCTAACCCGATAACCCAAACACCATCCTGGTCTAACCCTATAACCCAAACACCATCCTGTCCCTGGTCTAACCTTATAACCCAAACACAATCCTGTCCCTGGTCTAACCCGATAACCCAAACACCATCCTGTCCCTGGTCTAACCCTATAACCCAAACACCATCCTGTCCCTGGTCTAACCCTATAACCCAAACACCATCCTGCCCCTGGTCTAACCCTATAACCCAAACACCATCCTGCCCCTggtctaaccctctaacccaaacACAATCCTGTCCCTGGTCTAACCCTATAACCCAAACATCATCCTGTCCCTGGTCTAACCCGATAACCCAAACACCATCCTGTCCCTGGTCTAACCCTATAACCCAAACACCATCCTGCCCCTggtctaaccctctaacccaaacACAATCCTGTCCCTGGTCTAACCCTATAACCCAAACATCATCCTGTCCCTGGTCTAACCCTATAACCCAAACACAATCCTGTCCCTGGTCTAACCCTATAACCCAAACATCATCCTGTCCCTGGTCTAACCCTATAACCCAAACACCATCCTGTCCCTGGTCTAACCCTATAACCCAAACACCACCCTGTCCCTGGTCTAACCCTATAACCCAAACACCATCCTGTCCCTggtctaaccctctaacccaaacACCATCCTGTCCCTGGTCTAACCCTATAACCCAAATACCATCCTGGTCACACCCTATAACCCAAACACCATCCTGTCCCTGGTCTAACCCTGTAACCCAAACACCATCCTGTCCCTGGTCTAACCCTATAACCCAAACACCATCCTGGTCTAACCCTATACCCCAAACACCATCCTGGTCTAACCCTATAACCCAAACACCATCCTGTCCCTggtctaaccctctaacccaaacACCATCCTGTCCCTGGTTTAACACCTAACATGTAACAAACTGGTGCATCAATAGTCCCTAACCAAGGAGTTTCACTAATGTGTTAatttcagtcacagtggtcaatATTATCCATTTTAAACATTACAAGCTCTTGAAACACGTTTTTGgttatataatat includes:
- the LOC110494409 gene encoding H-2 class II histocompatibility antigen, A-U alpha chain, producing MSLCCLNMKTSMIVLILCCQVYAEDKVLHIDLAITGCSDSDGVNMYGLDGEEMWYADFNKKEGVMPLPPFADPFTYPGAYEQAVANQGVCKANLAVAIKASKNPPEAIAPPHSSIYPRDDVELGVENTLICHVSAFHPAPVRVRWTRNNQNVTEGVRLSTPYPNTDFTLNQFSSLTFTPEEGDIYGCTVEHKALTEPLTRIWEPEVSQPSVGPAVFCGVGLTLGLLGVATGTFFLIKGNQCN